ACTGGATAACATCCCTACCAAGTCACCCGTTCGCTCTATCATTGGCCCACTGCATAATTTTATACTAACATTCATAATACGCGCCATAATCATCGAAAGTGTTGTTTTACCTAACCCTGGCGGACCAAATAATAATAAATGATCTAATGGCTCATTACGCATTTTTGCTGCTTGTGTATAAATAGATAACTTCTCCTTAAGTTCTTTCTGTCCAATATAATCATCAAATGATTGAGGAGAAAAATCATGCGCGCGTTCTTCAGGCGCTTGTCCCATATCAAGGACTAAAGGTGTTTTCATAGTATATTCTTTTCTTGATTGTATTATTTATTATTATCTGCAACGTAACATAATATTTTGAAATCCTCCAAGACATGCAATAGTTATCCATAAATTGGCAATTCCATAGCTTATCAATGGTAATGGAATACCAACAATTGGAAGAATGCCAAGCACCATACCAATATTTATGATTGTTGCCAATAATATATGCAATAATAAGCCACAGGCAAAAAGTTGAGCGTATGTATCTTTTAATGTTTTGATAAGTAAAAATGACCTACAAAACAGTAGGCCATAACATAACAGTAAAAAACACGCACCCACAAAACCCAATTCTTCGCATAAAACAGCAAAAATGAAATCGGTTCTGCTTTCTGGTAAAAATTGCAATTTATTTTGCGTTCCATTAAATAAACCTTTTCCCCACAAACCCCCTGAACCAATTGCAATACTCGCTTGCTCTATATGATAACCTTCTCGCTTTTGATCTCCTTGACCTAAAAAAACAATTATACGATTTTTTTGATAATCTCTGAGAACAAATGACCATATAAATGGCGTCATAACAAGAGTTATGATCAGACTATATACAAAAAACTTTTTATGTAATCCCGCAAGCCAGCAAAGAATCAAACCAGAAAACAAAACAATTAATGACGTACCAAGATCAGGTTGTTTAAGTATTAAGACAAAACTAACACCTAACATTATTAGTAATGGAATAAAAAGCCCAAATGAATAAATAACCGCTTTTTTCCGTATATGTAAATAATTCATCATATATGCAGGAAATAAAAATTTTACCAGCTCTGATGGCTGAAGTTTAAAAAAAACCAAGTTTATCCAACGTTTTGCACCCATTCCCATGCTTCCTTTAATGAGGGTAAATATGAGCAGAGCGATAACTATAAAATATGCTACATATCCCCAACGCATAACATTACGGTAGTCAGGGATCAAACAAAGGAAATAGATGACAATTCCACTGCATAATCCAATTGCTTGTTTAATAAAAAAAGAAGAAAATGGTTTTTCGTGATTATATGTTGAACTAAAAATAAAAAGCAATCCACACGCAGAAAGAAATATCATAAGAAAAAATGTTATAAAATCGAAAGAACGCGTTGTTGAGCGATAATTAATATTCATATGTTCCTTAATATATATGCTATGTATGATATCATACCATGATTAAGAAACATTTTTGATCGTATAAATTAAAATATTCCCATTTTGTGTATTAGCGCAAAACAGGAATATCTTTAAAAATTTTATCTTTACTTTATGAGTGGCTCTCGACAGAACGGACAGGTATTATCTTTTCTCACAATATCATTTAAACATGACTGGCAAATGCGTTCAGAATGTTTATTTTTACAGGGAATTACAACAGTAGGTTTTTCTTCGTAGCAAATAGCGCATTCCGCAATGATTTGTTGAGTTTGCTGAACTGGCCGATTGGTGATATCTTTTTGCGCTTTATTTGCAGCTGATTCAACAAATGTAGCTACCGCAACAATAATGCGTTGCGCCTCTTTTTTGTTATCCAATGTAAAGCTTTTTGATTTAACTTGTGTACTGAGCGTTCTCATGCCCATTTCTATTTGAGCAAAAATATTTTTTTGTTTTGCTAAATCATTCGCAGTAGATAATCCACGAGTAATTTTTATAGCATTAACAAGATCTACATTGGCTTTTTCTATAGTCGCCATTGGATTGAGTAAATCAGAATCTTTCATTCCAATTAAATTTTTGCAGTTCTCTATTACAAATAGTTTTGCTCCGGCAATAGCCTCATTCCATCTCACAAGATTTTGATTTTGCGTTGCAGCGATATTTTTGTCAAACAAATTTCCTTGACCAAAAACTGTACCAAAACTGATATTGAATTTTTGTAACACCTCATTTGCAGTTACACCATACAATCCTGATGCTATTATTAATAATCCGCTGAACATGATAGATTGCTTCTTCATAATGTATTCCTTTTTAAAATATATCTTCACCCTTGATTAGTACGTTCATTAAGCAGTTTACATATTTGTTAAGTTTATCATGTCAGAAACTATTTTATTAATACGATCAACCATTTCTTCTAAAGATTTTTTAATAGTAATGACAACGTTTTTAGCATCCTTTTTATTGCTGAGCGTCATATTGATTATCATAAGCTTACTAATGCATTTGTTTAAACTCTCATTTATGGAAGCCAATTTATAGCTTAGAATTACAAAATCATCTCGAGTAGAAAATTCACGAATAGTCTTTATTATATTGATTAGATCCATATTAATTTTTTCTAAACATGATACAGCATTGATAATATCAGAATCTTGCATACCAATTAAATTTTTACTATTATCTATTACAAATCTTTTTGCTATCGCAAACGTATCAAACCACTGATTAAAAATTGAAGGACTAAATCCTTTTGGATTTGTTCCATATCCTTTATTTTCAAGATCACGAGATCCTTGGGACAGTCTATTGATAACTTCTATATAAGTTGCTCCATATAACCCTGATGCCATTATTAATAACGTGCTGAGCATGATAAATTTCTTTTTCATCAATATATCCTTTTTTAAATACTACATAACTATAATATCTTTTAATTTATAATAGAACTTTTATTTTGACAAAAGCAATAATTTATAGCAAAAGAAATGTTTTTTGAACAGGAATGAACGACCTTATTAGTGATATTGGAATAACATTAGAAATAATTTTTCGACAAAAAAGTACATCATTAAATTTTTTGTTAAAAATTATAACGTTTATTTCTGCAGAAAATTATATATTTTGGCAGTGAACCAAAGAATAAGAAATGCCATAATTGTATGAGTTATACACCCTAGTACAATAGCATGAGGAGTCACTTTAATGAAAGATTTAATAAGACTTAACTTTGGCATCATATGCATTGTTCCAACAGAATTTAGCAGTTGAGATGGCCAAAATTTTAAAGCTAATGCTAAGCTTATATATATTATACATACTGTTATCGCACCAGCAATTCCAAAATCACGTGCATTAATTTTCATGATTATCTCTTTATTATGCGTTAACCAATATCATTAAATTCTTTTACAAACCTTAAATTCTTTTGATTAGTAAAAAAAATGCAGTGAAAATTAAGTATTTTTTTGTTGTGAATTATATATTTTTGCAATGAGCCAAAAAACAAAAAACCCTACAATTGCATGGGTTAAACATCCCACAACAAGAGCGCCGGGTGTTAGTGTCATAAAAAAATTACTAACCTTTACTTGATTAGTTGCACTGAGTAAATTAAGTATCATTGATGGCCGTAATTTAACAATTAATATAAAAACAAGATAAATGGAAAGACCAGTTACTGCGCCAATTATACCTGACTTGCGTAAATTAATTTTCATTGCCAATCTCTCTTTTTTTTTAAAAACATACTATGCATTACCATTATTTTCATTATATGAAAGTACTGCATAAAAAAACAATAAAACGCTCATATATTTTAAATATATATGAGCGTTTTATTGTTTTTTATAATTTATTACAATGATTGTGGCAACAGTCGCGTGCGCTTTTCATGTGGTATTATTCCATCATTATCAAACACGCAAAAAACTAGGCCAGTTTTTTTTGCCGCTACAGCACTATATAAAACTTTATAATAAATCTGATTGATATAGGCATAAAGTTCTTGAATTTTTGTCTCCAACTTTTGCCACAATCGTTCTTCTTCTTTTTCAGTTAAATCTTTTTTACGAGTAATTTTTTCCTGGATTTTTTCAACATATTTTTGAATAATTTGTACAATATTCAAACCGAGCTTCTCATATGTTGGCAACATTTCTTCCTGTGATTCAATATATTGAGCACACTTTATGAATAGTGGAATAGTTGCTTCATCATTAAATGCAAAAAGATTGAGGAATATAAGTTGTTGTTCTTGAGAAAGAGAACTGCATACCTCATCAGCCCATATTTGTGCATCTTTTTTTATAGCAGTCGTTAACTGCTCAAATGGATGTGTTGCTGTTGACACTGCATTGATCATAATTTGTGGCAAAAAAATCATTTGAGCCAAAAAAATAGCTTGTAAAAAAATTTTGTTCATCATAGCACCTTCTTTTATGATTGGGACAATAATTCAATTTCAGGATACATACTTATAATGTGAAATATGTGTTCAAATACATTTTCTGGGTGAGGCAATAAAGACCGATGTTCTTGGGGTAATATATCACGCGCTCCAAATAATGTCGTTGCACAGTTTGTATCAAATGAAGTTGATGTCATCTTGTTATACAAAATTGTATAATAATCTTTATATATCTCCACACTCATGATAACCAATTGAGATAAGTGATCAGATGCCATGTTGGCAGTAATGGCCACATTATCAGCAACCATTTGCACGTGAGAATTCTGTCTTAAAATACTATCGAGAATAAATAACGATGTATTATGCATTTCATTTTGTGGTATTACAAAAGGCAGATCGCCTTCGCTCATGCCTTTGTATAAACCTGCAATTACGTAAAGACGCTGTATATTGCTGACAGTATCATTATTAAATTGTTGGAGTAATTTTTTTGTTATATCACTATTATTATCTGCCCATGTACGCAATTTTGTTTGAGCATCACATTGCAAGCTTTCTAAAGCAGTATCGATTATTAATCTACTATTTTGTTCATAATGCTTTAAACACATATTTAATATTTGAGCATAAACAGAGCGTGCATTGATAATGTATGACAAGCGTTCTATTACAAGCTTTAATCTTGTCAGACCCTCAACCGGATTTTTATTTTCAGCAATATCTAATCGTATAGATTGTTCCAATCGAAGTAGCGAAGAAGTAAGTTGCCGAACCTTTGATTCAATAATCGCGTTAGCATAAAGAAGATATAAATAATTAGCAATAATCTGCAAGTCTTGTGGTGTCATTGAATCAATAAAAGATGATTGCCAAACTAATAAATGGTCTTTATTGAGGGTAGTAGAAAATAATGCCGATGAAGAAAAAACAATGAAAAAAAATAATAAAAAAAACGAGCGAATAATTGACATCAATAACCTCTTAGATATAAATCTCTTAGATATAAAAATGGTCGGGGTGGCCAGACTCGAACTGACAACCCCTCGCTCCCAAAGCGAGTGCGCTACCAAATTGCGCCACACCCCGAATACCTATGATAAATCTGAAGATACTATAAAGTACTTCTTTTTGTTCTGATCTGCAAGTATTTTTAAGAACTATTTTTTTTTGGGGTGAATGGTGGGGATCGAACCCACGACAACCAGAGCCACAATCTGGTGCTCTACCAACTGAGCTACATCCACCATATGAAATCAGTTTTAATTATACGGTTTTATAGATAAAAATCAAAAAAACATTTCGTTTGTAGCAAGGTAGTGATTGTTCAATGTTAAAATATTTGCTATTATATACTAATAACAAACAATAAATTGTTGTTTTTAATAAATAGGAAAAAACATATGAAGAATAGCACTAAACCTATCATAATAGCTCATTGGATTAATGTTTTTGGAGCTCGTGAACATAACTTAAAAAATATCGATGTTGCCATTCCAAAAAATAAATTAGTTGTGATTACTGGTCCATCTGGATCAGGTAAAAGCTCTTTAGCCCTCGATATTCTTTTTACCGAAGGTAAAAGACGTTATGTAGAATCCCTCTCGTCATATGCTCGTCAATTTTTGGGTATAGCCAAAAAACCCGATGTTGACCGTATAGATGGGCTGTGTCCAGCAATTGCCATAGAACAAAAAACTGTTGGCTCAAACCCTCGCTCAACCGTAGGAACAATAACTGAAATATATGACTACTTTCGTATTCTTTTTGCACGCATTGGAAGAGTATTTTGCCCTCATTGCCATCTGGAAATTAAGGCCGAATCAGCCGAAGCTATCTGTAAAATGATGAATAAAGAATTTCATCGTAAAATAATTTCGATAGCAGCTCCCATAGTGCATGAGCAAAAGGGCGAATTTATTCAAGACCTGATTCGTCTTTTTGAAAAGGGCTATTATCGCATTAAAATTGATGGGGAACAGTATAAATTTAAATCACATGATGAAATAAAAAGTCTTAACTTAAAAAAAACCCATAAGCACTCAATCGATGTTATTATTGATTGTCTTGAGATTACCATTGAAGCTAGCGCACGCTTACAAGAAGCAGTTGAAGTAGCTTTTAAGCTTGCTAATGGCAACTGCAAAATTATAGCTGGTTCTGAACAACATGTTTATTCATCACATCGTATTTGTATTGCATGTTCACAGTCAATCCCTGAATTAGAACCACGTTGTTTTTCTTTTAATTCTCCTGTGGGTGCATGTAAAGGATGTGAAGGATTGGGTACCATTAATGAATGGCCCTGGAGTGATGATGATAAGAATGCATGGAAAGCAGATTATCCACAGTTTTTTGGAGATAAATACGCGACATCCCGTACCTGTAAAGAATGTAACGGTAAACGTTTAAATACACATGCTTTGGCAGTGTTTGTCGGCGACAAAGATATTTATG
This window of the Candidatus Babeliales bacterium genome carries:
- the rodA gene encoding rod shape-determining protein RodA; the protein is MNINYRSTTRSFDFITFFLMIFLSACGLLFIFSSTYNHEKPFSSFFIKQAIGLCSGIVIYFLCLIPDYRNVMRWGYVAYFIVIALLIFTLIKGSMGMGAKRWINLVFFKLQPSELVKFLFPAYMMNYLHIRKKAVIYSFGLFIPLLIMLGVSFVLILKQPDLGTSLIVLFSGLILCWLAGLHKKFFVYSLIITLVMTPFIWSFVLRDYQKNRIIVFLGQGDQKREGYHIEQASIAIGSGGLWGKGLFNGTQNKLQFLPESRTDFIFAVLCEELGFVGACFLLLCYGLLFCRSFLLIKTLKDTYAQLFACGLLLHILLATIINIGMVLGILPIVGIPLPLISYGIANLWITIACLGGFQNIMLRCR
- a CDS encoding RING finger protein, encoding MKKQSIMFSGLLIIASGLYGVTANEVLQKFNISFGTVFGQGNLFDKNIAATQNQNLVRWNEAIAGAKLFVIENCKNLIGMKDSDLLNPMATIEKANVDLVNAIKITRGLSTANDLAKQKNIFAQIEMGMRTLSTQVKSKSFTLDNKKEAQRIIVAVATFVESAANKAQKDITNRPVQQTQQIIAECAICYEEKPTVVIPCKNKHSERICQSCLNDIVRKDNTCPFCREPLIK
- a CDS encoding DUF5676 family membrane protein, coding for MKINARDFGIAGAITVCIIYISLALALKFWPSQLLNSVGTMHMMPKLSLIKSFIKVTPHAIVLGCITHTIMAFLILWFTAKIYNFLQK
- a CDS encoding DUF5676 family membrane protein encodes the protein MKINLRKSGIIGAVTGLSIYLVFILIVKLRPSMILNLLSATNQVKVSNFFMTLTPGALVVGCLTHAIVGFFVFWLIAKIYNSQQKNT